One Deltaproteobacteria bacterium genomic region harbors:
- a CDS encoding tetratricopeptide repeat protein, protein MRWQGTLAAAALLALVAVSFAPAARLGFVYDDHELIVDREAPRGLEIARVFAERHWPTLPYYRPIPRASMLAQKAVHGDDPAPYHVANVLLAAAVALAALALLRTAAFGLTWPLALAGASLFALHPIASSCVYPIASGRETLWPTFFEILAVIAYLRPRGPSLGLCLAATGAALLSKEHAVVLPLVFVAADLLGLSRAPRREPLAWLRRHARFALLVLGYFGVRQLIFAGEPRAELALLSQPFGPLLSFGYALQVFFAPTRDLVYEPIAAVWISPVRLALALAASAAIGLGIAARDPDAQRRGLFWLAWIALGLLPTANVFVQDARFDERYVFFSSLGLVALALTALEPLGRARTGRAITAVGLAAGIATAATVSIERASAFADDAAFLARWIESDPERAQPHLSLGKLAYRAGDWAAAIAHFEAALARSPELADAHNGLGLAQEALGRIDLAEQHFARAIELDPANGAAHNDLGVLYLGRGELARSEAEFEAALAGRGDHTSARINLALVHARAGDRATAIAELEQVLAARPGHAGACFNLGMLLVDAGDDARALPYLERAVDARPDYAIARFRLGIALVRLGRAGDAETELRRALELDASLDGARSALAQLGAQP, encoded by the coding sequence ATGCGATGGCAGGGCACGCTCGCTGCAGCAGCGCTCCTCGCGCTGGTGGCGGTGTCGTTCGCGCCGGCTGCGCGTCTCGGCTTCGTCTACGACGACCACGAGCTGATCGTGGACCGCGAGGCGCCGCGCGGCCTCGAGATCGCGCGGGTCTTCGCGGAGCGGCACTGGCCGACGCTGCCGTACTACCGGCCGATTCCGCGCGCCAGCATGCTGGCGCAGAAGGCCGTGCACGGCGACGACCCCGCGCCGTACCATGTGGCCAACGTGTTGCTCGCTGCCGCGGTTGCGCTCGCGGCGCTCGCGCTGCTGCGAACCGCGGCGTTCGGGCTCACGTGGCCGCTCGCGCTCGCGGGCGCCTCGCTCTTCGCGCTGCACCCGATCGCGTCCTCGTGCGTCTACCCGATCGCGTCGGGTCGCGAGACACTCTGGCCGACGTTCTTCGAGATCCTGGCGGTGATCGCGTACTTGCGGCCGCGCGGGCCTTCGCTTGGCCTCTGTCTCGCCGCGACCGGGGCCGCGCTGCTCTCGAAGGAGCACGCGGTGGTTCTGCCGCTGGTCTTCGTGGCGGCGGATCTCCTGGGCTTGTCGCGCGCGCCACGGCGCGAACCGTTGGCGTGGCTGCGCCGCCACGCGCGGTTCGCGCTGCTCGTGCTCGGCTACTTCGGCGTTCGCCAGCTGATCTTCGCGGGCGAGCCTCGCGCCGAGCTCGCGCTGCTCTCGCAGCCGTTCGGGCCGCTGCTCTCGTTCGGCTACGCGCTGCAGGTCTTCTTCGCTCCGACGCGCGATCTGGTCTACGAGCCGATCGCCGCGGTCTGGATCTCGCCGGTTCGGCTCGCGCTGGCGCTCGCCGCGAGCGCCGCGATCGGCCTCGGAATCGCCGCGCGCGATCCGGACGCGCAGCGCCGTGGTCTCTTCTGGCTGGCCTGGATCGCGCTCGGGCTGCTCCCGACCGCCAACGTCTTCGTCCAGGACGCGCGCTTCGACGAGCGCTACGTGTTCTTCTCGTCTCTCGGGCTCGTCGCGCTCGCGCTCACCGCGCTCGAGCCGCTCGGCCGGGCGCGCACGGGGCGCGCGATCACGGCCGTCGGGCTCGCCGCCGGGATCGCGACTGCCGCGACCGTGAGCATCGAGCGAGCGAGCGCCTTCGCCGACGACGCGGCGTTCCTGGCGCGCTGGATCGAGAGCGATCCCGAGCGCGCGCAGCCGCACCTCTCGCTCGGCAAGCTCGCCTACCGGGCCGGGGACTGGGCGGCAGCGATCGCGCACTTCGAGGCCGCGCTGGCGCGTTCACCCGAGCTCGCGGATGCGCACAATGGCCTGGGTCTGGCGCAGGAGGCCCTGGGTCGGATCGACCTGGCGGAGCAGCACTTCGCGCGCGCGATCGAGCTCGATCCCGCAAACGGCGCCGCGCACAACGACCTGGGCGTGCTCTACCTGGGGCGCGGCGAGCTCGCGCGCTCCGAGGCCGAGTTCGAGGCCGCGCTCGCCGGACGCGGCGATCACACCAGCGCGCGGATCAATCTGGCGCTGGTGCACGCGCGCGCGGGGGACCGTGCGACGGCGATCGCGGAGCTCGAGCAGGTGCTCGCCGCGCGTCCCGGTCACGCAGGGGCGTGTTTCAACCTCGGCATGCTCCTCGTCGACGCGGGCGACGACGCGCGCGCTCTCCCCTACCTGGAGCGCGCGGTCGATGCGCGCCCCGACTACGCGATCGCGCGCTTCCGGCTCGGCATCGCGCTGGTGCGACTCGGACGCGCGGGCGACGCAGAGACGGAACTCCGGCGCGCGCTCGAGCTCGACGCGTCGCTCGACGGAGCGCGAAGCGCGCTCGCCCAGCTCGGCGCGCAGCCCTGA
- a CDS encoding SDR family oxidoreductase, whose product MNRLQGKIALVTGAARGIGLAIAKRFVEEGASVVINDLDPVLAEKAAAPLGGIAIAADVSDSGAVARMFEQVARRCGRLDVLVNNAGINGVESDPARAALFRDRQLAQGMEMAAGGPIATHLDSTVTLTDEDWHRMLGVHLDGTFFCSREALKIMNPQLSGAIINMGSIMGTAGGAGAASYCAAKAGILGFTRSLAREVVTRNIRVNAIAPGWIDTDLTAFLGDMKRLIAMQTPMHRLGESDDIAWAAVYLASEEAKFVTGQVLSPNGGWHMSQ is encoded by the coding sequence ATGAACCGCCTGCAGGGGAAGATCGCGCTGGTCACCGGAGCGGCGCGCGGAATCGGGCTCGCGATCGCAAAGCGCTTCGTCGAGGAGGGAGCGAGCGTCGTGATCAACGATCTCGATCCGGTCCTGGCCGAGAAGGCCGCCGCGCCGCTGGGCGGGATCGCGATCGCCGCGGACGTCTCGGACTCGGGCGCGGTCGCGCGGATGTTCGAGCAGGTCGCCCGGCGCTGCGGCCGGCTCGACGTGCTCGTGAACAACGCCGGCATCAACGGCGTCGAGAGCGATCCCGCGCGCGCCGCGCTGTTCCGCGACCGTCAGCTCGCGCAGGGCATGGAGATGGCCGCGGGCGGGCCGATCGCGACGCACCTCGACTCGACCGTGACCCTGACCGACGAGGACTGGCACCGCATGCTCGGCGTTCACCTCGACGGCACGTTCTTCTGCTCGCGCGAGGCGCTCAAGATCATGAACCCGCAGCTCTCGGGCGCGATCATCAACATGGGCTCGATCATGGGCACCGCGGGCGGCGCGGGCGCCGCGTCCTACTGCGCTGCCAAGGCGGGCATCCTCGGCTTCACGCGCTCGCTCGCGCGCGAGGTCGTGACGCGGAACATCCGCGTGAACGCGATCGCGCCGGGCTGGATCGACACCGACCTGACCGCGTTCCTGGGCGACATGAAGCGGCTGATCGCGATGCAGACGCCGATGCACCGGCTCGGCGAGTCCGACGACATCGCCTGGGCCGCCGTCTACCTGGCGAGCGAGGAGGCGAAGTTCGTGACCGGCCAGGTGCTCTCGCCGAACGGCGGCTGGCACATGAGCCAGTGA
- a CDS encoding GNAT family N-acetyltransferase, translating to MSFSARIATPADLDVLLPLVRELWKHEHMEWHEQRTPEALLRLLGDANLGRVWISEDAGRAVGYLALCFGYSLEFFGRDAFIDELYVAPAYRNHGHGVHLLATVEAACAELGVRALHLEVDRVNERARNLYLRAGFREHDRFLMTRLPR from the coding sequence GTGTCGTTCAGCGCGCGCATCGCCACGCCTGCGGACCTCGACGTGCTGCTTCCGCTGGTGCGCGAGCTCTGGAAGCACGAGCACATGGAATGGCACGAGCAGCGCACACCGGAGGCGTTGTTGCGGCTGCTCGGCGACGCGAATCTCGGCCGGGTCTGGATCTCCGAGGACGCCGGGCGCGCGGTGGGCTACCTCGCGCTCTGCTTCGGCTACAGCCTGGAGTTCTTCGGCCGGGACGCCTTCATCGACGAGCTCTACGTCGCTCCCGCGTATCGGAATCACGGCCACGGCGTGCATCTGCTCGCGACGGTCGAGGCGGCTTGCGCCGAGCTCGGAGTCCGCGCGCTGCACCTCGAGGTCGACCGGGTGAACGAGCGCGCGCGGAACCTGTACCTGCGAGCGGGATTTCGCGAGCACGACCGCTTCCTGATGACGCGGCTGCCGCGCTGA
- a CDS encoding 3-hydroxyacyl-CoA dehydrogenase family protein → MTELHVGVIGAGVMGSGIAQTLAVAGYETVCCDSAPAALERAKLGVVSGRFGMESAVARGKLSREAMDAALSRLTWSDSLAMAAVADLIIECVPERLELKIRIFRELDRLAKPTAILASNTSGFPIAALAAATDRAERVVGWHWASPPSVMKFAEIVAAEHTSQTTIETVVEVANACGKNPVVVKDTPMAWGFVANRVYFAMIREAQRVVDEGVATREQVNALMVDCFRWPVGPFAMVEGARSGWK, encoded by the coding sequence ATGACGGAGCTGCACGTCGGTGTGATCGGGGCGGGCGTGATGGGAAGCGGCATCGCGCAGACGCTGGCGGTCGCGGGCTACGAGACGGTCTGCTGCGATTCGGCGCCGGCCGCGCTGGAACGCGCGAAGCTCGGCGTCGTCTCGGGGCGCTTCGGGATGGAGTCGGCGGTCGCGCGCGGGAAGCTCTCGCGCGAGGCGATGGATGCGGCGCTCTCGCGGCTCACCTGGAGTGACTCGCTCGCGATGGCGGCGGTCGCCGACCTGATCATCGAGTGCGTCCCGGAGCGTCTGGAGCTGAAGATCCGGATCTTCCGCGAGCTCGATCGGCTCGCCAAGCCGACCGCGATCCTGGCCTCGAACACCTCCGGCTTCCCGATCGCGGCGCTGGCGGCCGCGACGGATCGCGCCGAGCGCGTGGTGGGCTGGCACTGGGCCTCGCCGCCGTCCGTGATGAAGTTCGCGGAGATCGTCGCGGCCGAGCACACCAGCCAGACCACGATCGAGACCGTCGTCGAGGTCGCGAACGCCTGCGGCAAGAACCCGGTGGTCGTGAAGGACACGCCGATGGCCTGGGGCTTCGTCGCCAACCGTGTCTATTTCGCGATGATTCGCGAGGCGCAGCGGGTCGTCGACGAGGGCGTCGCGACGCGCGAGCAGGTGAACGCGCTCATGGTGGACTGCTTTCGCTGGCCGGTCGGCCCGTTCGCGATGGTGGAAGGCGCGCGGAGCGGCTGGAAGTGA
- a CDS encoding GNAT family N-acetyltransferase: MRLIAARSLEGRSVRLRPLRVEHAELEAGWLSDAEVRHWLHRSEDGPEQRTRTSVARKIAEGLASPLDLRFLIETAEGVPIGQVALLGIHPHGRAELSILIGEREYWSRGLGADAIRCLVGFAFAELGLRRVMLITDADNARGIRCYEKCGFRHEGVLRAHRLRNGAPIDMLAMAVLRGELRGVAGEPGGG; encoded by the coding sequence ATCCGGTTGATCGCGGCGCGAAGCCTCGAGGGGCGGTCGGTGCGGCTGCGGCCGCTCCGCGTCGAGCACGCCGAGCTCGAGGCGGGCTGGCTCTCCGACGCAGAGGTGCGTCACTGGCTGCACCGCTCCGAGGACGGCCCCGAGCAACGGACCCGGACCTCCGTGGCGCGCAAGATCGCGGAGGGGCTCGCGAGCCCGCTCGATCTGCGCTTCCTGATCGAGACCGCCGAAGGCGTTCCGATCGGCCAGGTGGCGCTGCTCGGCATCCATCCGCACGGTCGCGCGGAGCTCTCGATCCTGATCGGCGAGCGCGAGTACTGGTCTCGCGGTCTCGGCGCCGACGCGATCCGGTGTCTGGTCGGCTTCGCCTTCGCCGAGCTCGGCCTGCGCCGCGTGATGCTGATCACCGATGCCGACAACGCCCGCGGCATCCGCTGCTACGAGAAGTGCGGCTTCCGCCACGAGGGCGTGCTTCGCGCCCACCGGCTGCGCAACGGCGCGCCGATCGACATGCTGGCGATGGCCGTGCTGCGCGGCGAGCTGCGCGGCGTCGCGGGCGAGCCCGGTGGAGGCTAG
- a CDS encoding rhomboid family intramembrane serine protease produces MEASGPELRLEAASRAQAEAWALVLAAEGIPHALVASEGRFAVAIDVDFGARAEALIASWTRENEPPARAAPEPEPDLPTNAGIWIGLALAAFFAVTGAWSETSPYFARGTADARRIVNGELWRSVTALTLHSDAAHVLGNAFSCGVFGTLLLRRWGVGVGAWILLGSGTLGNLATALWHGSQHRSVGASTALFGAIGALAATELVRRRRQKLGWSRAWLPLAGGTGLLAMLGTGAGSDLTAHALGLLAGAALGLLSARAISERPPATAQAALAFGAIGAIALAWFAALA; encoded by the coding sequence GTGGAGGCTAGCGGCCCCGAGCTCCGGCTGGAGGCCGCGAGCCGCGCGCAGGCCGAGGCGTGGGCGCTCGTGCTCGCCGCCGAGGGCATTCCACACGCGCTGGTCGCGAGCGAGGGGCGCTTCGCCGTCGCGATCGACGTGGACTTCGGCGCGCGCGCCGAGGCGCTGATCGCCAGCTGGACCCGCGAGAACGAGCCGCCCGCGCGAGCCGCGCCCGAGCCCGAGCCCGACCTGCCGACGAACGCGGGAATCTGGATCGGGCTCGCGCTCGCCGCGTTCTTCGCGGTCACGGGGGCCTGGAGCGAGACCAGCCCCTACTTCGCGCGCGGAACCGCCGACGCGCGGCGGATCGTGAACGGCGAGCTCTGGCGCAGCGTCACCGCGCTCACGCTGCACTCCGACGCCGCGCACGTGCTGGGCAACGCATTCTCGTGTGGGGTCTTCGGAACGCTGCTGCTGCGCCGCTGGGGCGTGGGGGTCGGCGCCTGGATCCTGCTCGGCTCGGGCACGCTCGGAAATCTCGCGACCGCGCTCTGGCACGGCTCACAGCACCGATCGGTCGGCGCGTCGACCGCGCTCTTCGGCGCGATCGGCGCGCTCGCCGCCACCGAGCTGGTGCGCCGGCGGCGCCAGAAGCTCGGCTGGAGCCGCGCCTGGCTGCCGCTCGCGGGCGGAACAGGGCTGCTGGCGATGCTCGGCACGGGCGCCGGCAGCGACCTGACCGCGCACGCGCTGGGTCTGCTCGCGGGCGCTGCGCTCGGCCTGCTCTCGGCGCGCGCGATCTCGGAGCGCCCGCCGGCGACCGCGCAGGCGGCGCTCGCGTTCGGTGCGATCGGCGCGATCGCGCTGGCCTGGTTCGCCGCGCTCGCCTGA
- a CDS encoding endonuclease produces the protein MKKSVRILGSRSKRERDPLAERRSRLQARVPYLASVLAPGEPRESPGPSDVLEVATYNVHRWTGPRGGTAWAPEMAAEVIAELDSDVIALQEALRPFEAEDPLPQLADSLGLYLAFVSTRVHRRGELGNAILSRWPLTSVFTLDLSASRLERRSAIAAQFARDENHVSVVATHLALVDRTRERQVHQLLDHPQLQGPTVLLGDMNAWRRCPATRRLEDELTQRHHNEAWPPTWPAARPVLALDRIYARGVLVTHVRTHQSAAARRASDHLPVVAKIEIKPD, from the coding sequence ATGAAGAAATCCGTGCGAATCCTGGGATCGAGATCGAAGCGCGAGCGGGACCCGCTCGCGGAGCGGCGCAGTCGCCTGCAGGCCCGCGTGCCGTACCTGGCCTCGGTGCTGGCGCCCGGCGAGCCGCGCGAGAGCCCCGGCCCGAGCGACGTGCTCGAGGTGGCGACCTACAACGTCCACCGCTGGACCGGCCCGCGCGGGGGCACCGCATGGGCGCCAGAGATGGCTGCCGAGGTGATCGCGGAGCTCGACAGCGACGTGATCGCGCTCCAGGAGGCCCTGCGGCCGTTCGAGGCCGAGGATCCGCTGCCGCAGCTCGCGGACTCACTCGGGCTGTACCTGGCCTTCGTCTCCACGCGCGTGCACCGCCGAGGCGAGCTCGGCAACGCGATCCTCTCCCGTTGGCCGCTCACTTCGGTCTTCACGCTCGACCTCTCCGCCTCGCGCCTGGAGCGCCGCTCCGCGATCGCCGCGCAGTTCGCGCGCGACGAGAACCACGTGTCGGTGGTCGCCACCCACCTGGCGCTCGTCGACCGGACGCGCGAGCGGCAGGTCCACCAGCTCCTCGATCACCCTCAACTCCAGGGGCCGACCGTCCTGCTCGGCGACATGAACGCCTGGCGCCGCTGCCCCGCGACCCGCAGGCTCGAGGACGAGCTCACCCAGCGGCACCACAACGAGGCCTGGCCGCCGACCTGGCCCGCGGCGCGGCCGGTGCTCGCGCTCGACCGGATCTACGCTCGCGGCGTGCTGGTGACACACGTCCGCACGCACCAGAGCGCCGCGGCCCGACGCGCCTCCGACCACCTTCCGGTGGTCGCGAAGATCGAGATCAAGCCCGACTAG
- a CDS encoding DUF99 family protein, whose protein sequence is MKRGPHVLGIDEGPFVKGQSERVPVVGALCEGASLLEAVARSDFPVDGAGATEFLIEWIGALRAAASLQAIALGGITFAGLGIIDVRALSDALATPVLVVTRRPPDNARLQQALAAANLLERFPIAERSPAALRTDDGLYLAHAGCDPEQALELLRATQGKAKLPEPLRIAHLIATAWVRGESHGRV, encoded by the coding sequence ATGAAGCGAGGCCCGCACGTGCTCGGCATCGACGAGGGGCCGTTCGTGAAGGGCCAGAGCGAGCGCGTGCCGGTGGTGGGCGCGCTCTGCGAGGGCGCGAGCCTGCTCGAAGCGGTCGCGCGCAGCGACTTCCCGGTCGACGGCGCGGGCGCGACCGAGTTCCTGATCGAGTGGATCGGGGCCTTGCGCGCGGCGGCTTCGCTGCAGGCGATCGCGCTCGGCGGGATCACGTTCGCCGGGCTCGGGATCATCGACGTGCGCGCGCTGTCGGACGCGCTCGCGACGCCGGTCCTGGTCGTGACGCGGCGCCCGCCCGACAACGCCCGGCTGCAGCAGGCGCTCGCGGCCGCGAACCTGCTCGAGCGCTTTCCAATCGCGGAGCGATCGCCGGCGGCGCTGCGCACCGACGACGGGCTCTACCTGGCGCACGCGGGCTGCGATCCGGAGCAGGCGCTGGAGTTGCTGCGCGCGACCCAGGGCAAGGCCAAGCTCCCCGAGCCGCTTCGCATCGCGCACCTGATCGCGACCGCGTGGGTGCGCGGCGAGTCGCACGGCCGCGTCTAG
- a CDS encoding 6-phosphofructokinase: MTDNSQALALLVGGGPAPGINGVISAATIEARNRGVRVLGVLDGFQHLAELDTSKVAPLEIRDVSRIHFRGGSILRTSRSNPTKDARKLDNVVASLRELGVRWLVTIGGDDTAFSASRVAAQAGGGLSVVHVPKTIDNDLPLPGGIVTFGFETARHVGVSLVETIMEDARATSRWYLLVAMGRKAGHLALGIGKAAGATLTLIPEEFAGERLKLARLADVIEGSIIKRRALGDENGTVVLAEGIAELLDPADLEGIETAERDDHGHVRLSELPLGNVLKNELRERFAARGISVKLVAKDIGYELRCADPIPFDSEYTRDLGYGAARTILEGGSSCMITRQDGKIVAMPFADLMDAKTGRTRVRLVDMRSESYAVARQYMIRLGPTDLADPLWLQTLADAGKTTAADLRARFGG, translated from the coding sequence ATGACGGACAACTCGCAAGCCCTGGCCCTGCTCGTCGGTGGCGGACCGGCCCCCGGGATCAACGGCGTGATCTCGGCCGCCACGATCGAGGCGCGAAACCGGGGCGTCCGCGTGCTCGGCGTGCTCGACGGCTTCCAGCACCTGGCCGAGCTCGACACCTCCAAGGTGGCCCCGCTCGAGATCCGCGACGTCTCGCGCATCCACTTCCGCGGCGGGTCGATCCTGCGCACCTCGCGCTCGAATCCGACCAAGGACGCGCGAAAGCTCGACAACGTGGTCGCGTCGCTGCGCGAGCTCGGCGTGCGCTGGCTGGTGACGATCGGCGGCGACGACACGGCGTTCTCCGCCAGCCGCGTCGCGGCACAGGCCGGCGGCGGGCTCTCGGTCGTGCACGTGCCCAAGACGATCGACAACGACCTGCCTCTCCCGGGCGGGATCGTGACCTTCGGCTTCGAGACGGCGCGACACGTCGGTGTGTCGCTGGTCGAGACGATCATGGAGGACGCGCGCGCGACCAGCCGCTGGTACCTGCTGGTCGCGATGGGCCGCAAGGCCGGGCACCTGGCGCTGGGCATCGGCAAGGCCGCGGGTGCCACGCTGACTCTGATCCCCGAGGAGTTCGCCGGCGAGCGGCTGAAGCTCGCGCGCCTGGCCGACGTGATCGAGGGCTCGATCATCAAGCGCCGCGCGCTCGGCGACGAGAACGGCACGGTCGTGCTCGCGGAGGGCATCGCCGAGCTGCTCGACCCCGCCGACCTGGAGGGCATCGAGACGGCGGAGCGCGACGACCACGGCCACGTGCGGCTCTCCGAGCTGCCGCTCGGCAACGTGCTGAAGAACGAGCTTCGCGAGCGCTTTGCCGCGCGCGGCATCTCGGTCAAGCTCGTCGCCAAGGACATCGGCTACGAGCTGCGCTGCGCGGACCCGATCCCGTTCGACAGCGAGTACACGCGCGACCTCGGCTACGGCGCCGCGCGCACGATCCTCGAGGGCGGAAGCTCCTGCATGATCACGCGCCAGGACGGCAAGATCGTCGCGATGCCGTTCGCCGATCTGATGGACGCGAAGACCGGCCGCACGCGCGTGCGCCTGGTCGACATGCGCTCCGAGTCGTACGCCGTCGCGCGCCAGTACATGATCCGGCTCGGCCCCACGGACCTGGCCGACCCGCTCTGGCTGCAGACCCTCGCCGACGCGGGCAAGACGACGGCGGCCGATCTGCGCGCGCGCTTCGGGGGATGA
- a CDS encoding AAA family ATPase, protein MRAMNEIERKRAANLWEPFVRKFPPVAKSCDFTASPEIGFGDIGGLEEAKDELLTYACAATDPDVYERWGTFPPSGLLLIGPNGSGKTLLAAALATRTETPFLVIRAPRLALQILHAGGKIGDLLQAWQETLAEIRRITVYFDELDFAHDPSLGAPRPDLPASQLGDFLLELIDVTIGVTETLMLGSTSRPDTLSPIYFEPGRFERIVSVNPIVPGDVIAAMAIHSMAAEKRAGRKLFESVDWTRVIEQNRESSIGNWVRLVHAVLRRKARCDAADDKPGVVTTEDLMSEVARFKKATGRLPVASGRYL, encoded by the coding sequence ATGCGAGCCATGAACGAGATCGAGCGCAAGCGGGCGGCGAACCTGTGGGAGCCGTTCGTGCGGAAGTTCCCGCCGGTGGCGAAGTCCTGCGATTTCACCGCGTCGCCGGAGATCGGCTTCGGCGACATCGGCGGCTTGGAAGAGGCGAAGGACGAGCTGCTCACCTACGCCTGCGCCGCGACCGACCCCGACGTCTACGAGCGCTGGGGCACGTTCCCTCCATCGGGCCTGCTGCTGATCGGCCCGAACGGCTCGGGCAAGACGCTGCTCGCGGCGGCGCTCGCCACGCGCACCGAGACACCGTTCCTGGTGATTCGCGCCCCGCGACTTGCGCTGCAGATCCTGCACGCGGGCGGAAAGATCGGCGACCTGCTCCAGGCCTGGCAGGAGACGCTGGCCGAGATCCGGCGCATCACCGTCTACTTCGACGAGCTCGACTTCGCGCACGACCCGTCGCTCGGTGCGCCGCGGCCCGACCTGCCGGCCTCTCAGCTCGGCGATTTCCTGCTCGAGCTGATCGACGTCACGATCGGCGTGACCGAGACGCTGATGCTGGGCTCGACCAGCCGGCCCGACACGCTCTCGCCGATCTACTTCGAGCCGGGCCGGTTCGAGCGGATCGTCTCGGTGAATCCGATCGTGCCGGGCGACGTGATTGCGGCGATGGCGATCCACTCGATGGCGGCCGAGAAGCGCGCCGGGCGCAAGCTCTTCGAGAGCGTCGATTGGACGCGCGTGATCGAGCAGAATCGCGAGTCCTCGATCGGGAACTGGGTGCGGCTGGTGCACGCGGTGCTGCGCCGGAAGGCGCGCTGCGACGCCGCCGACGACAAGCCCGGCGTGGTGACGACCGAGGATCTGATGAGCGAGGTCGCGCGCTTCAAGAAGGCGACCGGCCGGCTGCCGGTCGCGAGCGGTCGCTACCTGTAG
- a CDS encoding right-handed parallel beta-helix repeat-containing protein, producing the protein MGRVGIGIAAALLLLQAARPAAAAELHVATNGDDQAPGDAAAPFRTIRRGLDAARAGDTIYLHAGVYAEGVSTEDGPIQGGTSWADALTIAAWPGDTVVLRPRKGTPRVITLARPEASFIVFRGLVLDARSVKFDGVKITWSTFGPSNASHHIRIENSEVMNARRQGILVGGHHNEFLRLRVHDNGRSDFDHGLYITGADNLIDGCDVYRNAGWGVHVYDGDASDADRNVVRNSRIYDNARIGRRGAGVILSSGEENIALNNVIFGNRVGVQIGRTARRARVYNNTVFSQKGAGIDVNDGAVDTEIRNNLVFANPSAILDAGEATVISSNLVNVDPGVLDAATFDVRLMESSAAIDAGEPLDAAPFDHDGNPRPQGAGYDVGAYERR; encoded by the coding sequence ATGGGACGAGTCGGGATTGGAATCGCCGCAGCTCTGCTGCTCTTGCAGGCCGCGCGTCCGGCAGCGGCCGCCGAGCTCCACGTCGCGACGAACGGAGACGATCAAGCGCCGGGAGACGCCGCTGCGCCGTTCCGAACCATCCGCCGCGGCCTCGACGCGGCGCGCGCCGGCGACACCATCTACCTGCACGCGGGAGTGTACGCGGAGGGCGTGAGCACCGAGGACGGGCCGATCCAGGGCGGCACCTCCTGGGCGGACGCGCTCACGATCGCGGCCTGGCCCGGCGACACCGTCGTGCTCCGGCCTCGCAAGGGCACGCCGCGCGTGATCACGCTGGCCCGTCCGGAGGCGAGCTTCATCGTGTTTCGCGGGCTGGTGCTCGACGCGCGCAGTGTGAAGTTCGATGGCGTGAAGATCACCTGGTCGACGTTCGGCCCGAGCAACGCGTCCCACCACATCCGGATCGAGAACTCCGAGGTGATGAACGCGCGCCGCCAGGGAATCCTCGTCGGCGGCCACCACAACGAGTTCCTGCGCCTGCGCGTTCACGACAACGGACGCAGCGACTTCGACCACGGGCTGTACATCACCGGCGCCGACAACCTGATCGACGGTTGCGACGTGTACCGCAACGCCGGCTGGGGCGTGCACGTGTACGACGGCGACGCGAGCGACGCCGATCGCAACGTGGTGCGGAACAGCCGCATCTACGACAACGCGCGGATCGGCCGGCGCGGCGCGGGAGTGATCCTCTCGAGCGGCGAGGAGAACATCGCGCTCAACAACGTGATCTTCGGCAATCGCGTCGGTGTCCAGATCGGGCGAACCGCGCGTCGCGCGCGCGTCTACAACAACACCGTCTTCTCCCAGAAGGGCGCGGGCATCGACGTGAACGACGGCGCGGTCGACACCGAGATCCGCAACAACCTGGTCTTCGCGAATCCATCGGCGATCCTCGACGCGGGCGAGGCCACCGTGATCTCCTCGAATCTCGTGAACGTCGATCCCGGCGTGCTCGACGCCGCCACCTTCGACGTTCGGCTCATGGAGTCGAGCGCGGCGATCGACGCCGGCGAGCCGCTCGACGCGGCGCCGTTCGACCACGACGGAAACCCGCGGCCGCAGGGCGCCGGCTACGACGTCGGTGCGTACGAGCGGCGCTAG